CTCACCGTAGCGTTCGACCATATATTGCTTTATAGCCACATCGCTTTTGCCGGCTTCGATCTGGCTGCTGATTTGATGGCGCAGGTCGATGGCAAGGCCGGAGTTGGAATCGGCGATGGTTTGGTTCTGACAGACCAGGCAACGTAATTCAGCCGCCAGGTGTTGCATGCGCTCGTAGTCGGCTTGCGCGCTGGCAGGCACCGATTTCAGCGTACCAGTGTCAAGGCGGGTCATAGGTTTTCCTTCATTGGGCGGCAGCGCTTTGCAGCGGTGCGATGTGGACGGCATAAAAATCATCATCGATAGGGCCGACGTGACGATAGCGGATGATCCCTTTGGCATCGATGACAAAAGTTTCAGGAACGCCATATACGCCGTAATCGATGGCGACGCTGCCATCGATATCGAGGGCGACTTGGCGGTAGGGGTTGCCATGCTCTTGTAACCATTGCCGCGTCGCATCTGGTTCATCTTTATACGCCAGACCAATCAGGGGCAGTTGGTGTTCAGCGGCCAGTTTCAGCAGCCGCGGGTGCTCGCTGATACAAGCCGAGCACCACGAGGCGAAGACATTCATGATCCAGACTTGGCCGCGCAAATCGGCCGTGGAAAATGCTGCCGCTGGCGCCAGGCTGGGACGGCTGAATGCTGGCGCGGCTTTACCCACCTGCACCGAGGGCAGGTGGCGCGGATCGAGTTGTAAACCACGGGCGAGCACGATGGAAAGCAAAACCAGCACTAACAACGGCAGGCCCAGACGTAAGGCGCGCATCATGCCGATGCCTCAGTATGTTGTGCTGCTGGCCGACGTCGGTAGCGGCGGTCAAACAGGGTCAGGATGCCGCCTAGTGCCATCAGTGCGCAGCCCCACCAGATCCAATTGATGCAGGGTTTCAGATAGACTCGTACACTCCAAGCTTGTTCTTGTGTCGTACTGGCTTCGCCCAGTGAGACATACACATCGCCGAAGAAACCGTAAGAAATCGCGGCTTGTGTGATGACTTGGCCAGCCCCATTGAACTGGCGTTTTTCCGGTTCGACCAGTTCGATCAGCTTGCCTTCGCCACGCGTGAGTTCGAATACGCCATGGGCAGCCAGGTAATTCGGGCCGGGAACTTGATCGACGCCAATGAAGCTCAAGCGCCATGGTCCTATGCTTTCAGTCTGACCCGGTTGCATCACCAGATCGCGTTCGATTTCATAGGTTTTGACCATGGTGACGCCGGCGACGAACAGGGCGATACCGCAGTGGGCCACGATCATGCCCCAGTACGACAGACTGAGCAAACGCATGCGGTCGAACAAGGCGCGCGAGGCACCGTTATCTTTGAGCTTGCGTAATTGCTGCAGCGGATGGGCCAGGGTGGCCAGCGCCAGCGTGATGGCGGCGACCAGACCGATTGCCATCAGCAGGCTGCCCTTGCCCATGCTCCAGATGACCGCGCCGGTCAGTGCGATGGCGACCAGCAGTGGCAGGCACATCGGTTTGATTGCTGCCAGCAACGGCATGGCTTTCCACTGGCTATGCGGTGCCAGCGCCATCAGCCAGACGGCCGGCAACAGCAAGGGGGCGAACACGGCATTGAAATACGGTGGACCGACCGACATTTTTTGTCCGCTCAGCACTTCGACGATCAAGGGATACAAGGTGCCAAGCAAGACCGCGGCGAGGGCGCAGACGAGTAATAAGTTATTCGCCAGCAGCATGGATTCGCGCGATACGGCAGCAAATTGGCCGCCCAGCCCGACTTGTCGGGTGCGCGCAGCATAGAGCATGAAGGAGCAGCCGATGATGACGATGAGTAAGCCGAGTATCAGTATGCCGCGGCGTGGGTCGGTAGCAAAGGCATGTACCGATGTCAGTACGCCCGAGCGTACCAAGAAGGTACCGAGCAGCGAGAGTGCGAAGGCAACCATCGCCAGCAGGATGGTCCAGCTTTTGAGGGCATTGCGTTTGTCACTGACGGCCAGTGAATGGATCAAGGCGGTGCCGGCTAACCATGGCAGTAAGGAGGCATTTTCTACCGGATCCCAAAACCACCAGCCGCCCCAGCCTAAGACTGAATAGGCCCACCAACTGCCGAGCAAAATGCCGATGGTCAAAAATGACCAAGCGGCATTGGCCCAGGGGCGTGACCAGCGCGCCCAAGTCGGATCGAGTCGGCCTTCGAGCAGGGCGGCGATGGCAAACGCGAAGCTGACGGCAAAGCCGACATAGCCCATGTAGAGCAGCGGCGGATGGCTGACCATGACCGGATCTTGCAGCAGTGGATTCAAATCATGCCCGGCCGCAGCGGCTGGCAGCAGGCGCAGAAAGGGATTGGAACTCGACAGTAAAAATCCCAGGAAGGTGACTTGCAAGAGCAAGAGTATCGCCAGCACGCGCACGCGAAAGCCGGCGGCCAGCGCTTGCGAGAACAGCGCGACGGCGCCAGTCCAGCCAGCCAACATGAGTATCCACAGCAGCATGGAGCCTTCATGCGAACCCCAGCTGGCGGCAATTTTGTATTGCAGCGGCAATAAAATATTTGAATTTTCAGCAACATTGCGCACCGAAAAGTCGCTGCTGACGAAGCTGGCGACGAGTGCGCCAAAGCTCGCTGCAATCAAGCCGAACACCAAGATGCTCGAGCCGGCCATAGCGCGCGATAAATACGCTTCATCTTGGCTGCGGCGACTGATGTGCCACAAACCGTAGCTGCCGGCCACGAGCGAGAGTGCGAGCGCGAGCGCGAGGGCGAATTGTCCCAGTTCAGGTATCATTTTTTAATTTCTATCGGAAAAAGTAGCGAATATACGTGCTCTGCATCAGAGTACGCTTCACGGCAGCACGGTAGCGATGCGCAACAGCACATCTTGCTTACCGACAGCAACGTCATCGAGGGCAACAAACCAATCGCCAGCTTGCTTGCCCGGTGTGCCGCTCATCGAGATGCGCGCTTCCAAGCGGACTTTTTGCATGCTCGAGAGCTTCTTGGCTGGATTCATTGCCTGACTGTCGTCGAGCTGGAACGACAGGGAGTTACTTTCCAGTAATTTGCTGGCGGGAAAGCGTCGCGCCGCCAGTGGCATGGCCGTGCCGTCCGGCGCTTTGGCGATGATGAACAAGGTGGCGCTGGCCGGCAGCCCGGCGCTGCGCCAGCGCTGTTGCAATTCCTTGCTCACGCTGACTTGTCCGGCGAGGCTGGTGGTCGCTGCCGCAGGTGCCGGCGCTGCCGCAGCTGCTGCAGTTGCAGCAGTAGTAGCTGCACGGCGCACCGGTAAATCGGCCAAAATCGCATCGATTTGGGCGATGTCGGGGGCACCGGCTGGGAAGCTGGCACGCAGACGGCGCCAGTAGTCGGCCGCCAGCTCGATATCATTGTTTTGCATGGCCGCAGTAGCTGCCAGCGACAAGGCTTTGGCATGGACCGGATCATTTTGCAGCGCTTGTTGTATCAGTTGCAGTGGTCGTCCAGCCAGTATTTTGTTATTGCTCATCGCTAATACGTCGGCCAGGTCGGCCAGGATGTCGGGATGCCCCGGTGCCAACAGCAAGGCTTGATCGAGTGCTTGCGCTGCGCCGCTGAAATTGCGCTGCAAGGCGCGCGAGCGCGACAGCAATACCCAGCCTTCGAGATTATCCGGTGCGGTTTGTAATTTTTTCTCTAACTGCGCAATCCGCTGCTCGATCGGGTCGCTGCTGCCCGGATGTTTGGCGCTGTCTGGCATGCTCGCTTCGTTTGATACGGTCGACACGCTGGCCTCGGTAACGGCGTCGGCCCCCGGCGATTGCCAGACGCGGCTATCCCACTGTGTCGTCAAAGCATAGATAGCGAGCGCCAACACCGCCACGGCGGCGCTCAGTTGCCAACGCTGATCGGGGCCATCTACCGCCGCAACGGGGCCGCGTGCCAGTACCTGATCGGCTAATTGCGTCCATTCTTGCCGCAGCAGTGTTTGAGTGTTGACTGGTTGCAACACTTCTTCTTCAATTTCCAAACGCTTGGCGAGCATCAATTTCCATTCCGGCGAGCCCGATGCCGCGTTGCGCAAGAGGGAAATGGGCTTTTTCCAGATCAGACACAGCAGTCCAACGATCAAAGTCAGCAGGAGTGTTGCAAGAAAGAAAAAAATGATCATGAAGTGTCGGGTTTTTTGGATGTAATTGACGTAGAGCAAAGTATAATTTGCTATTTTCTTATTCATACGGCAAATAAAACTGCCCTCGCGCCGCAAAACAGACGCTAACTTAGAGCACTTTCAACTATGACGCAAGACAATATTTTATCCTTTGGGAAATTAAAATATTTGAAATTAGCTTTGGCTTTGATGGCGCTTTGCATCATCTTGTACGCCTTTGATAATCCACCGCTCAAACCCAATGGCGGCACGCCGCTCGGCTACGGACTCGGAACCGTGGCGGCCTTGCTGATCTTGTGGTTACTCGCTTTCGGCATGCGCAAGCGCGCCTACCATTCCACCCTCGGTACGCTGCGCGGCTGGTTGTCGGCGCATGTCTACTTGGGCTTGGCCTTGACCGTGGTGGCAACTTTGCATACCGGTTTTGAATTCGCTTGGAATATTCATACGCTGGCCTATGCCTTGACGATTGCTGTCATTCTCAGCGGCTTCTGGGGTGTGGTGCTGTATCTGCGGCAACCGGCGATGATGGGGAATTTGCTGAACGGCCAAACTTTGCAGCAATACGGGCAGAGCTTGCGCGATCTTGACGATGAATGCCGTCAACTGGCTGGCACCACGACGCCAGAGATCCAGGCTTGCTTGGCAGAATCGGCGCGGGCGCATATTTTTGATGCTTATTGGCAAAGATTTACCGGGCGCAATCGTCACTGTGCGACCCAGCAAACGTTGACGGCACTCGAGCAAAATCGCGCCGAGCGCACGCCGCTGTTGCAAGAAATTTACACTTTGCAATTTCGACGCTTGCAGCAGCTCAATCGTATTCGCGCCTATGTACGCCTGAAAAGTTGGACGGAAGTCTGGCTCATCGTTCATGTACCGCTATCGTTCGCCCTGTTGGCCTGCTTGATTGCCCATATCGTTGCCGTTTTCTTTTACTGGTAGGTCAAGATGCACAGTACCCCTGACGATGCGATTTCTGCGGAAATATCGCGGCTGCAAAAACCGCTGGCCGGGCGCCGCTGGCTTTCCTGGGTTTTGTTTCTGGCACTGATCAGTGCCTGCTTACTGGCACCGATTGCCGCCGGTATCTGGCCCGATCAATTTGCGGCTATGCATGCCGGTCAGTATTTCAAGCCGCCTGCGAGCGCGGCCGAGATTAGTGCTGCTAAGCATGCTACCGCACCGCCGCCACGCGCCGCCGCCCCCACTTATATGCAACTCGATGCCAGTTGGAATCCTGGTCATGTATCGAGTTCTCATCAGCCTTGGGCCAATGATTGTAAAGTTTGTCATGCTCAGCCTTTCGTGCGGGTGCAAGATAAAGAGTGCTTGAGCTGTCATAAAAACACCGGCGACCATGTCCCTCAGCATACCGCCAATGTTGCTGAGCTGCATGAGGTACGCTGTGCCACTTGCCATCGTGATCATCAAGGTGAATTTGGCTTGGCGCAGCAAAATAAACGTTACACGGCAGTTGCTTGCAGTAGTTGCCATGCCAATATTAAAGCCAGTTTTGCGGCTACGAAAACCGAGAACGTCAGCGATTTTGCCACCGGCCATCCGGCTTTCCGTATTCAAACGGCGGATGCCGCCGGCATCTTGGTGCGGCAACGTCAGGACCATCCCTTATCGGAAAGCACGACGCTGAAATTCCCGCATGACGTGCATGTGGCCAAGGCTGGGGTAGCCAGCCCGGAC
The sequence above is drawn from the Undibacterium sp. CCC3.4 genome and encodes:
- a CDS encoding cytochrome c3 family protein — encoded protein: MHSTPDDAISAEISRLQKPLAGRRWLSWVLFLALISACLLAPIAAGIWPDQFAAMHAGQYFKPPASAAEISAAKHATAPPPRAAAPTYMQLDASWNPGHVSSSHQPWANDCKVCHAQPFVRVQDKECLSCHKNTGDHVPQHTANVAELHEVRCATCHRDHQGEFGLAQQNKRYTAVACSSCHANIKASFAATKTENVSDFATGHPAFRIQTADAAGILVRQRQDHPLSESTTLKFPHDVHVAKAGVASPDGKVVLGCVACHKPNADGVGFVPVTMKKDCQSCHALKFEPAVSQREVPHGSVSQVLSTLREFYSYVSVNRVALDRRPDLVAPFQIRPGGTHTQTVASFIDAPGDARSRAVAAATDLFEKTSCVVCHQVSRVNTPGQAGTPGQDMPQWKIAPLAAAHSWMPKAAFDHSKHATAQCADCHKAASSSKADQVLMPSISDCRTCHAGNTPVPNKVRSDCGLCHGFHLPAASAASILSKTHVPALAAEKIVP
- a CDS encoding DsbE family thiol:disulfide interchange protein, which encodes MMRALRLGLPLLVLVLLSIVLARGLQLDPRHLPSVQVGKAAPAFSRPSLAPAAAFSTADLRGQVWIMNVFASWCSACISEHPRLLKLAAEHQLPLIGLAYKDEPDATRQWLQEHGNPYRQVALDIDGSVAIDYGVYGVPETFVIDAKGIIRYRHVGPIDDDFYAVHIAPLQSAAAQ
- a CDS encoding heme lyase CcmF/NrfE family subunit, which encodes MIPELGQFALALALALSLVAGSYGLWHISRRSQDEAYLSRAMAGSSILVFGLIAASFGALVASFVSSDFSVRNVAENSNILLPLQYKIAASWGSHEGSMLLWILMLAGWTGAVALFSQALAAGFRVRVLAILLLLQVTFLGFLLSSSNPFLRLLPAAAAGHDLNPLLQDPVMVSHPPLLYMGYVGFAVSFAFAIAALLEGRLDPTWARWSRPWANAAWSFLTIGILLGSWWAYSVLGWGGWWFWDPVENASLLPWLAGTALIHSLAVSDKRNALKSWTILLAMVAFALSLLGTFLVRSGVLTSVHAFATDPRRGILILGLLIVIIGCSFMLYAARTRQVGLGGQFAAVSRESMLLANNLLLVCALAAVLLGTLYPLIVEVLSGQKMSVGPPYFNAVFAPLLLPAVWLMALAPHSQWKAMPLLAAIKPMCLPLLVAIALTGAVIWSMGKGSLLMAIGLVAAITLALATLAHPLQQLRKLKDNGASRALFDRMRLLSLSYWGMIVAHCGIALFVAGVTMVKTYEIERDLVMQPGQTESIGPWRLSFIGVDQVPGPNYLAAHGVFELTRGEGKLIELVEPEKRQFNGAGQVITQAAISYGFFGDVYVSLGEASTTQEQAWSVRVYLKPCINWIWWGCALMALGGILTLFDRRYRRRPAAQHTEASA
- a CDS encoding cytochrome c-type biogenesis protein encodes the protein MTRLDTGTLKSVPASAQADYERMQHLAAELRCLVCQNQTIADSNSGLAIDLRHQISSQIEAGKSDVAIKQYMVERYGEFVLYQPSFNATNAMLWLGPFLMLLLGIILTWRIIKKNAARAALPGLPADPAAPSASRALEIEQRYQQDIQHTK